The following are encoded together in the Paludisphaera mucosa genome:
- a CDS encoding UTP--glucose-1-phosphate uridylyltransferase — protein MAPLGPTLIETITAADPALRDRSVRAIVAGASLAEKLQACEDLEHFRRRADNLYERVRASLFLHAIYRYDIQEDPSVRRSGLIPFDGYMDLMGRRYEQAVTAFRAVLKADRPNGAICSALAQAYDQIAFQTLADQVRRSVRSCPGNRWMFRVGGVDEHPLRLDGRLLERASADDLFPILTEQTPVRLDLSHSGWSDIFFLGMDFPEGARVMNISVDLGVHGRDDAPTPPIECRLRVIAEPILRLTSIDLDATKDVDTLAELFNFGNDYLGLVKAGVIASGLVPPSLEGTSASLADLLARVVRPGHGLEIVSKVNDIPKGSRLAVSTNLLASLIAMLMRATGQAKNLTGALELEEARVVVARAILGEWIGGSGGGWQDSGGVFPGVKLIMGVPAGEADPEWGVSRGRLLPEHRLVDVQPKAEGTPGASFAEALASSMVLVHGGMAQNVGPILNMVTAKYLLRDEAEWRARGEALRIFEGVAQAVEQADVRALGGWTTQNWEGPLKGIIPWITSAFTEGIIREAREAMGEDFWGFLMLGGMSGGGMAFMVDPARHEEFQARIGEIMGRVKRSLDDALPFAMEPVVYDFRINPRGTWATLQGDGALMPPRYYTLQIPRMIAGGTAGLASLRMADVDAFANRCDETPELLRVFRTMVNKLFPVARGAAADSSTSRWDEEAETIRRENGFDPVQHESLREDLIRGRIGLARNRLPVDMQIQDVDDTDLVDAHDQIPRATVAIGDRMIRKGEVAVVSLAAGVGSRWTSGAGVVKAINPFVMLEGRHRSFLEVHLAKTKAVQDALGATIPHIVTTSYLTHEAIERRLRSTANYGHDGPVYLSRGQSIGQRLVPMARDLTFLWEESTHETLDENKQKVREAGRRAILEWAKAQGEGSDYTDNVPLQRFTPPGHFYEVPNLLRNGLLAKMLEKHPDLKWLMVHNIDTLGATVDPGVLGLVVEAGSTLSFEVIPRRIEDRGGGLARVGGRLRLLEGLAQPREDSEFALRYYNSMTTWVRIDGLLQALHLTRDDLGRSPAKVAAAVRSLAARVPTYVTIKDVKRRWGHGQEDVLPVAQFEKLWSDLTSLPDLPCSYLSVDRRRGQQLKDAAQLDGWVTDGGRDHVASLCKFPG, from the coding sequence ATGGCTCCACTCGGCCCCACCCTCATCGAGACCATCACCGCCGCGGACCCCGCGCTCCGCGACCGCTCCGTCCGCGCGATCGTCGCCGGCGCCAGCCTCGCCGAGAAGCTGCAGGCCTGCGAGGACCTCGAGCACTTCCGGCGGCGGGCCGACAACCTCTACGAGCGCGTGCGGGCGTCGTTGTTCCTGCACGCGATCTACCGCTACGACATCCAGGAAGACCCCTCGGTGCGTCGCAGCGGGCTGATCCCGTTCGACGGTTACATGGACCTGATGGGCCGCCGCTACGAGCAGGCGGTGACGGCGTTCCGCGCCGTGCTCAAGGCGGACCGTCCCAACGGGGCGATCTGCAGCGCCCTGGCCCAGGCCTACGACCAGATCGCCTTCCAGACCCTCGCCGACCAGGTGAGGCGGTCGGTGCGGAGCTGTCCCGGCAACCGCTGGATGTTCCGCGTCGGCGGCGTCGACGAGCACCCGCTCCGGCTCGACGGTCGGCTCCTGGAACGCGCCTCGGCCGACGATCTATTCCCGATCCTGACCGAACAGACGCCGGTGCGGCTCGACCTCTCGCACAGCGGCTGGTCGGACATCTTCTTCCTCGGGATGGACTTCCCCGAGGGGGCCCGGGTTATGAACATCTCGGTCGACCTGGGCGTCCACGGCCGCGACGACGCGCCGACGCCGCCGATCGAGTGCCGCCTGCGGGTGATCGCCGAGCCCATCCTCCGGCTCACGAGCATCGACCTCGACGCCACCAAGGACGTCGACACGCTCGCCGAGCTGTTCAACTTCGGCAACGACTATCTCGGCCTGGTGAAGGCCGGCGTGATCGCCTCGGGCCTCGTGCCGCCGTCGCTGGAGGGGACGTCCGCGTCGCTCGCGGACCTGCTGGCGAGGGTCGTCCGCCCGGGGCACGGCCTGGAGATCGTCAGCAAGGTCAACGACATCCCCAAGGGTTCGCGGCTGGCCGTGTCGACGAACCTGCTCGCCTCGCTGATCGCGATGCTGATGCGCGCGACCGGCCAGGCGAAGAACCTGACCGGCGCCCTGGAGCTGGAGGAGGCGCGGGTGGTCGTCGCGCGGGCCATCCTGGGCGAGTGGATCGGCGGCTCGGGCGGCGGCTGGCAGGATTCGGGCGGCGTCTTCCCGGGCGTGAAGCTGATCATGGGCGTGCCGGCCGGCGAGGCCGACCCCGAGTGGGGCGTCAGCCGGGGCCGCCTGCTCCCCGAGCATCGCCTGGTCGACGTCCAGCCCAAGGCCGAGGGGACGCCCGGCGCCTCGTTCGCCGAGGCCCTCGCGAGCAGCATGGTGCTCGTCCACGGCGGCATGGCCCAGAACGTGGGCCCGATCCTGAACATGGTGACCGCCAAATACCTCCTGCGCGACGAGGCCGAATGGCGGGCCCGCGGGGAGGCCCTGCGGATCTTCGAGGGCGTCGCTCAGGCCGTCGAGCAGGCCGACGTCCGGGCCCTGGGCGGCTGGACCACCCAGAACTGGGAAGGGCCCCTGAAGGGCATCATCCCCTGGATCACCAGCGCCTTCACCGAGGGAATCATCCGCGAGGCCCGCGAGGCGATGGGCGAGGATTTCTGGGGCTTCCTCATGCTGGGAGGGATGTCCGGCGGCGGCATGGCCTTCATGGTCGACCCCGCGCGGCACGAGGAGTTCCAGGCCCGGATCGGCGAGATCATGGGCCGGGTCAAGCGGTCGCTCGACGACGCCCTGCCGTTCGCGATGGAGCCGGTCGTCTACGACTTCCGGATCAATCCCCGCGGCACCTGGGCCACTCTGCAAGGCGACGGGGCCCTGATGCCCCCGCGCTACTACACCTTGCAGATCCCCCGGATGATCGCCGGCGGGACGGCGGGCCTGGCCTCCCTGCGAATGGCCGACGTCGACGCCTTCGCCAACCGCTGCGACGAGACGCCCGAGCTGCTCCGCGTCTTCCGGACGATGGTCAACAAGCTCTTCCCCGTCGCGCGCGGCGCCGCGGCCGACTCGTCCACCTCCCGATGGGACGAGGAGGCCGAGACGATCCGCCGCGAGAACGGCTTCGACCCCGTCCAGCACGAGTCGCTCCGCGAGGACCTGATCCGCGGCCGGATCGGCCTGGCGCGGAACCGGCTGCCGGTCGACATGCAGATCCAGGACGTCGACGACACCGACCTGGTCGACGCCCACGACCAAATCCCCCGCGCGACCGTCGCAATCGGCGATCGGATGATCCGCAAAGGCGAGGTCGCCGTGGTCTCGCTCGCAGCGGGCGTCGGCAGCCGCTGGACCAGCGGCGCGGGGGTCGTGAAGGCGATCAACCCGTTCGTCATGCTGGAGGGCCGTCACCGCTCGTTCCTGGAGGTCCACCTCGCCAAGACGAAGGCCGTCCAGGACGCCCTGGGGGCGACGATCCCCCACATCGTCACGACCAGCTACCTGACCCACGAGGCCATCGAACGCCGGTTGAGGTCGACGGCGAACTACGGCCACGACGGCCCGGTGTACCTGTCGCGCGGCCAGTCGATCGGCCAGCGACTGGTGCCGATGGCCCGCGACCTGACGTTCCTCTGGGAAGAGTCGACGCACGAGACGCTCGACGAGAACAAGCAGAAGGTCCGCGAGGCCGGCCGCCGCGCCATCCTCGAATGGGCGAAGGCGCAGGGCGAGGGGAGCGACTACACCGACAACGTGCCGCTCCAGCGCTTCACCCCGCCGGGGCACTTCTACGAGGTCCCCAACCTCCTGCGCAACGGCCTGCTGGCGAAGATGCTGGAGAAGCACCCGGACCTGAAATGGCTGATGGTCCACAACATCGACACCCTGGGCGCGACCGTCGATCCGGGCGTGCTCGGGCTGGTCGTCGAGGCCGGCTCGACGCTGAGCTTCGAGGTCATCCCCCGGCGCATCGAGGACCGCGGCGGCGGCCTGGCCCGCGTCGGCGGCCGCCTGCGGCTGCTCGAAGGCCTGGCCCAGCCCCGCGAGGATTCCGAATTCGCGCTGCGGTACTACAACTCGATGACGACCTGGGTCCGCATCGACGGCCTGCTCCAGGCCCTCCACCTCACGCGCGACGACCTCGGCCGCTCGCCCGCGAAGGTCGCCGCCGCGGTACGGTCGCTGGCAGCACGGGTGCCGACCTACGTCACCATCAAGGACGTCAAGCGGCGCTGGGGGCACGGCCAGGAGGACGTTCTGCCGGTGGCCCAGTTCGAGAAGCTCTGGAGCGACCTGACGTCGCTGCCGGACCTTCCTTGTTCATACCTCTCCGTCGATCGTCGCCGCGGCCAGCAGCTCAAGGACGCCGCCCAGCTCGACGGCTGGGTCACCGACGGCGGCCGGGACCACGTGGCTTCGCTCTGCAAGTTCCCGGGCTGA
- a CDS encoding UTP--glucose-1-phosphate uridylyltransferase produces MFITKAVITAAGRGARQYPASDTVQKAMLPIVDRDGLTKPVLQIIAEEALESGVEQVCVVVAPGDEAVYRNHFRNYANTLRTGFRDVDWADEQAKRLLHLEERLTFAVQDEPQGYGHAVWCAREFAGGDPFLLLLGDHLYVSSDPRRCARQLLDLATAEGCAVSAVQATREHLIHQYGTLAGRRLADRPDVYAIDEIIEKPNPTLAELRLHVPGLRAGHYLCFFGMHVLTPTIFELLDEAVRRDDRENGAIQLTPALNVLARREKYLALETRGQRFNLGVKFGTIEAQVALAMSGVDRERILAVLLDAAARIEQASPR; encoded by the coding sequence GTGTTCATCACGAAGGCCGTCATCACCGCCGCGGGCCGGGGCGCGCGGCAGTATCCCGCTTCGGACACCGTGCAGAAGGCCATGCTGCCGATCGTCGACCGCGACGGCCTGACCAAGCCGGTCCTCCAGATCATCGCCGAGGAGGCGCTCGAGAGCGGCGTCGAACAGGTCTGCGTCGTCGTCGCCCCCGGCGACGAGGCCGTCTATCGCAACCATTTCCGGAATTACGCGAACACGCTGCGGACCGGCTTTCGCGACGTGGACTGGGCCGACGAGCAGGCGAAGCGGCTGCTCCACCTGGAGGAACGGCTCACCTTCGCCGTGCAGGACGAGCCCCAGGGCTACGGCCACGCCGTCTGGTGCGCCCGCGAGTTCGCGGGCGGCGACCCCTTCCTGCTCTTGCTCGGCGACCACCTCTACGTCTCGTCGGATCCCCGCCGCTGCGCCCGCCAGTTGCTCGACCTGGCGACGGCCGAGGGCTGCGCGGTCTCCGCCGTACAGGCGACCCGCGAGCACCTGATCCACCAGTACGGCACGCTCGCCGGCCGCCGCCTGGCCGATCGGCCCGACGTCTACGCGATCGACGAGATCATCGAGAAGCCCAACCCGACCCTCGCCGAGCTGCGGCTGCACGTCCCCGGCCTCCGCGCGGGGCACTACCTCTGCTTCTTCGGCATGCACGTCCTGACCCCGACCATCTTCGAGCTGCTCGACGAGGCCGTGCGGCGGGACGACCGCGAGAACGGGGCGATCCAGCTCACCCCGGCCCTCAACGTCCTCGCCCGGCGCGAGAAGTACCTGGCCCTGGAGACGCGCGGCCAGCGGTTCAACCTGGGGGTCAAGTTCGGCACCATCGAGGCCCAGGTCGCGCTGGCGATGTCGGGCGTCGACCGCGAGCGGATCCTGGCCGTCCTGCTCGACGCCGCCGCGCGGATCGAGCAGGCCTCCCCGCGCTGA